A genomic region of Desulfosarcina ovata subsp. ovata contains the following coding sequences:
- a CDS encoding SAM-dependent methyltransferase — protein sequence MKNNGPQIAFVVLFGLTLVFSFMTPTALAYQQTENHFYLVSLGVGDPDLITLRAINTIRASDVIVCRDRTKDELVEYLKGKTILDPSMAGWRRYRKDCASIKDPKARSECQKRAESRAQLIKQIRDAVEAGQTVSVLGSGDLMIYGGPYRWYLEEFKDLNPKIIPGVSCFNAANAALGKDIMSGKACHSAVLTTFREIDKLAGAHPTMVIFTMHTQFNELVEKLKTHYPVDTPIAIVFHAGYKQKEHIVRGRLNTIIEQTKDKKFPFEHLVYVGDFMK from the coding sequence ATGAAAAACAACGGACCCCAAATAGCATTTGTTGTTCTTTTCGGTTTGACGCTCGTCTTTTCGTTCATGACACCAACCGCTTTGGCCTACCAGCAGACCGAAAACCACTTCTATCTGGTCAGTCTCGGTGTCGGTGACCCGGATCTGATTACCCTCAGGGCCATCAATACCATCAGGGCGTCGGATGTCATTGTCTGCCGGGACCGGACCAAGGACGAGTTGGTCGAATACCTGAAAGGCAAGACGATTCTGGATCCATCCATGGCAGGCTGGCGTAGGTATCGCAAGGATTGCGCATCCATCAAGGATCCCAAAGCACGGTCAGAATGCCAAAAAAGAGCCGAATCACGGGCGCAATTGATCAAACAGATCCGTGACGCGGTTGAGGCGGGTCAAACGGTTTCGGTTTTGGGCAGCGGCGACCTGATGATTTATGGCGGTCCGTACCGTTGGTATCTTGAGGAATTCAAGGATCTCAATCCGAAAATCATTCCCGGCGTGAGCTGCTTCAATGCGGCCAACGCGGCCCTGGGCAAGGACATCATGTCCGGCAAGGCGTGCCATTCAGCGGTGTTGACCACCTTTCGCGAGATCGACAAATTGGCCGGCGCCCATCCCACCATGGTTATTTTTACCATGCATACCCAATTCAATGAGTTGGTTGAGAAGCTGAAGACCCATTATCCTGTCGACACCCCCATCGCCATTGTGTTTCACGCCGGGTATAAGCAAAAGGAGCACATCGTCAGGGGGCGCCTGAATACAATCATCGAGCAGACAAAGGATAAAAAGTTTCCTTTCGAGCATCTTGTCTATGTCGGCGATTTCATGAAATAG
- a CDS encoding DUF4198 domain-containing protein, whose protein sequence is MLRKTYVVLMVTLFCSLVFGGAVHAHNLWLNPDNYFPAVGTTVEIGIGWGHKYPANRVDQQIRDGQLEAIQAVDPNGGTVDLTKISTGKYQLAIDKPGAWLITARIKPGFFTMTPEGRKWGNKKAVENAVKCTNFHIQAKTVLIAGGSAKNLGGAAGQSVEIIPITDPSGIKAGDELAVQVLFNGKPLADASLKATYAGFGPQGMDHHHQKPPAKPEGAPPKPPADGKKPPRHKSHYPVETTTDAQGKAVLQLKNSGYWMIMLSHRCPFADSATCDEYMYNMAFTFEVSK, encoded by the coding sequence ATGTTGCGAAAAACCTACGTCGTTCTGATGGTCACTCTATTTTGTTCGCTTGTATTCGGCGGTGCCGTCCATGCCCACAACTTGTGGCTCAATCCCGATAATTACTTCCCAGCGGTTGGCACGACCGTCGAAATCGGCATCGGCTGGGGGCACAAGTATCCGGCCAACCGTGTCGATCAGCAGATTCGGGACGGGCAGCTGGAAGCCATCCAGGCGGTCGATCCCAATGGCGGAACGGTTGATCTGACCAAAATATCAACGGGGAAATACCAACTGGCCATCGACAAGCCGGGCGCCTGGCTGATCACCGCCCGGATCAAGCCGGGTTTCTTCACGATGACGCCCGAAGGCCGCAAATGGGGAAATAAGAAGGCGGTGGAAAACGCCGTCAAGTGCACCAACTTTCACATCCAGGCCAAAACCGTCCTGATTGCTGGCGGCAGCGCCAAGAACCTCGGTGGTGCGGCCGGTCAAAGCGTCGAGATCATACCGATTACCGACCCATCGGGGATAAAGGCCGGCGATGAATTGGCGGTTCAGGTCCTTTTCAATGGGAAACCGCTTGCCGATGCGTCTTTAAAGGCAACCTACGCCGGTTTTGGCCCCCAAGGTATGGACCATCACCATCAAAAACCGCCGGCAAAGCCCGAGGGCGCGCCCCCGAAGCCACCAGCTGATGGAAAGAAGCCTCCGCGTCACAAAAGTCATTATCCGGTGGAAACAACTACCGACGCCCAAGGCAAGGCCGTGTTGCAATTAAAAAATTCCGGCTACTGGATGATCATGCTTTCCCATCGTTGCCCCTTTGCCGACTCGGCAACTTGTGATGAGTATATGTACAACATGGCGTTTACTTTTGAAGTTTCCAAATAG
- a CDS encoding SAM-dependent methyltransferase, producing the protein MNGKKTSKRIWIGGLLLILAWMFVIGCAANPPLTGDNQEKTPGSYTVVGIGPGDGDLLTLRAAEAICRADMVFCNPKTQQKLAAYVDFSGKQVVDGYGVLFRYYGRDCKKISQEEKKPRPPMDQEKKRPRGPMRCEEFHRKQAEFAAMVRDAVSSGKHVVLLSGGDPTIYGPDMWTVKELKELNPTVIPGLSAFNAANAALKVSLGEVMLTAPFKKEGSRDTIEQLAGHERATMVIFMPRDMQALFARLSASYPAQTPAAIISHAGVVGQEKVTMGTVGGFAADTSGIDRWRSIVYVGEAVGRAAFNPGLSLQSAAQGKFYLVGVGPGDADLITLRGKKVIESADLIFAHQRLKDKFQDVLSGKEVLTGYHRLFPFYGKPCAKVRPGDQRRERMSCEEYHQKQEEFAALVRAAVAKGKTVAMLDSGDPLVYGPCSWSLTELRDIETEVVPGLSCFNAANAALKAGVTEGKTSHSVILASGWSVEEMAVHQSTMVLFTMRTQFKKFIDGLSAHYDADTPVAIVFSAGYAEKERVMQGTLGTISDQVGTGRLPFEYLLYVGDFLSDGGRVAH; encoded by the coding sequence ATGAATGGCAAAAAAACGAGCAAACGGATCTGGATCGGTGGCCTGCTATTGATCCTGGCATGGATGTTTGTCATCGGGTGCGCGGCCAATCCGCCGTTGACCGGAGACAACCAAGAAAAAACACCCGGAAGCTATACGGTCGTGGGGATCGGGCCGGGGGATGGCGATCTGCTGACCCTGAGAGCGGCGGAGGCCATCTGCCGTGCGGATATGGTTTTCTGCAACCCGAAAACTCAACAGAAACTGGCCGCTTACGTCGATTTTTCCGGCAAACAGGTGGTGGACGGCTATGGTGTTCTGTTCCGCTATTACGGCAGGGACTGCAAGAAAATCAGCCAGGAGGAAAAGAAACCCAGGCCCCCGATGGACCAGGAGAAAAAAAGGCCCAGGGGACCGATGCGCTGCGAGGAGTTCCACCGCAAGCAGGCGGAATTTGCCGCCATGGTAAGGGACGCCGTATCATCGGGCAAGCATGTGGTCTTGCTGAGCGGCGGCGATCCCACCATTTACGGGCCGGATATGTGGACCGTGAAGGAACTGAAAGAACTCAATCCAACGGTCATTCCCGGGCTTAGCGCGTTCAACGCCGCCAATGCGGCCCTTAAGGTCAGCCTGGGAGAAGTGATGCTTACGGCGCCTTTCAAAAAAGAGGGCAGCCGGGATACCATCGAGCAACTGGCCGGTCATGAACGCGCCACCATGGTCATTTTCATGCCCCGGGACATGCAGGCGCTGTTTGCGCGTCTTTCAGCGTCCTACCCGGCCCAAACCCCGGCGGCCATTATCAGCCATGCCGGTGTGGTCGGGCAGGAGAAGGTCACCATGGGCACGGTGGGCGGGTTTGCCGCCGATACTTCCGGGATCGATCGATGGCGATCCATCGTCTACGTGGGCGAAGCGGTGGGTCGGGCGGCATTCAACCCTGGCTTGTCATTGCAATCAGCTGCCCAGGGAAAATTCTATTTGGTGGGCGTAGGGCCCGGCGACGCTGATTTGATCACCCTGCGGGGGAAAAAAGTAATCGAATCGGCCGATCTGATCTTCGCCCACCAGCGGCTCAAGGATAAATTCCAGGACGTTTTGTCCGGCAAGGAAGTTCTCACCGGTTATCACCGTCTTTTTCCCTTTTACGGAAAGCCCTGTGCCAAGGTACGGCCCGGCGATCAAAGACGGGAGCGCATGAGCTGCGAGGAGTATCACCAAAAGCAGGAAGAATTCGCCGCCCTGGTGCGCGCGGCAGTGGCCAAGGGCAAAACCGTGGCCATGCTCGACAGCGGCGACCCCTTGGTTTACGGTCCCTGCTCGTGGTCGCTGACCGAACTGCGCGATATCGAGACCGAAGTAGTACCCGGCCTGAGTTGCTTCAACGCCGCCAATGCGGCCCTCAAGGCCGGCGTCACCGAAGGCAAGACTTCTCATTCTGTAATCCTGGCCTCGGGTTGGTCGGTGGAGGAAATGGCTGTCCATCAGAGTACCATGGTGCTGTTTACCATGCGCACGCAGTTTAAGAAATTCATTGACGGCCTTTCCGCCCATTATGATGCAGACACACCGGTAGCCATCGTTTTCAGTGCCGGTTATGCTGAAAAGGAGCGGGTGATGCAGGGAACCCTGGGGACGATTTCGGATCAGGTGGGAACCGGCCGGCTGCCCTTCGAGTATCTGCTCTATGTGGGCGATTTTTTGTCTGATGGAGGGCGCGTTGCCCATTAA
- a CDS encoding TonB-dependent receptor: MKRISTLAVLIGFVISICGVWPVYAQQDDSKSGTAGQSEQASESEGEALKKLEDIVVTEKGGIQGIYVEPGETTINVDDYSAIGDKSNIQDLLKTQAIFDFRGDTDLVPDDDTMTMRGFSSDRFVMAVDGLTVQKTGGRKSSHIVDYSLLSPLPIEKIEIIAGPHSALYDSKSIGGAVNIVTQAPRRRDSLVPNVRLSTSYSSYNTQNHKLNVNGAIDMVTYAFDAQKNTTDGYLRYNETDIETYSGSLGLLLPYEGYVNVSASRSDIDRQVAVVNTGDDYDSSYPEVTDSSWEPYQDPTWDKEAWSYKLNYLQNLPIGHLTLGAYKSMENRNRDYDDWVDDDDHSLGTERTYWKTNWRQKGGKIQDIYKWSDSHETTVGFDMVKMYDGEDLDERINKKAGYLQHQWTITPYLETKLGVRYEDVKIWVSNSYIDYLPEWVERNWDQWVPKTYTTLKMDSFADWLRDTSFSLGISKIWHAPDYHGVYNGQGRPSGVWLDPEHGIGYDFVLNRRLWRDISLMVDYSFYQIKDYIVANRSYYEDKENYSDYKINLEEVYRHGIELCLGGHLFEDLSFYVTYAWQKFDNQGDEPAGVTELDDEAEHRVTAGLRYQLFEKTALKLDYYYQSEETQENSEEIGEDENGDPIYSYYQVDNPSYNLFNFAVEQTLFQEKWHVKDARLQFFIKNLFDEEYYDSRGYPATDRTFGVNLSFRM; encoded by the coding sequence ATGAAACGGATTAGTACGTTGGCGGTGTTGATTGGTTTCGTAATCAGCATATGTGGCGTTTGGCCTGTGTATGCGCAACAGGACGATTCAAAATCCGGAACTGCCGGTCAATCGGAACAGGCATCCGAATCCGAAGGGGAAGCGCTTAAAAAACTGGAAGATATCGTGGTTACGGAAAAAGGGGGCATCCAAGGCATTTACGTCGAGCCCGGCGAAACCACCATAAATGTAGACGATTATTCAGCCATCGGCGACAAAAGCAACATCCAGGACCTGCTCAAGACCCAGGCCATTTTCGATTTCCGGGGAGACACCGACCTGGTGCCCGATGACGACACCATGACCATGCGCGGCTTTTCCAGCGATCGATTTGTGATGGCCGTGGACGGGTTGACCGTACAAAAAACCGGTGGTCGCAAAAGCTCGCATATTGTAGATTACAGTTTACTCTCACCCCTGCCCATTGAAAAAATCGAAATCATCGCCGGTCCCCATTCCGCGCTCTACGACAGCAAGAGCATCGGCGGAGCGGTGAATATCGTCACCCAGGCACCCCGCCGCCGTGACAGCCTGGTGCCGAATGTCAGACTCAGCACGAGTTACAGCTCATATAATACCCAGAACCACAAGTTGAACGTAAACGGGGCCATTGACATGGTAACCTATGCCTTTGACGCCCAGAAGAATACCACCGACGGGTATCTGCGCTATAACGAAACCGATATCGAAACGTATTCGGGCAGCCTGGGACTGCTTTTGCCTTACGAGGGATATGTGAATGTGAGCGCCTCCCGTTCCGACATCGATCGGCAGGTTGCCGTGGTCAACACCGGCGACGATTACGATTCCAGCTATCCGGAAGTCACGGATTCCTCATGGGAGCCCTACCAGGACCCCACCTGGGATAAAGAGGCGTGGTCCTACAAGCTGAATTACCTCCAGAACCTGCCCATCGGACACTTGACCCTGGGCGCCTATAAAAGCATGGAAAATCGCAATCGGGACTATGACGATTGGGTGGACGACGACGATCATTCCCTTGGAACGGAACGAACCTATTGGAAAACAAACTGGCGACAGAAGGGCGGCAAGATCCAGGATATCTACAAGTGGTCGGACAGCCATGAAACCACCGTCGGGTTTGATATGGTCAAGATGTACGATGGTGAGGACCTGGATGAGCGGATCAACAAAAAGGCGGGTTATCTCCAGCACCAATGGACCATCACGCCTTATTTGGAAACAAAGTTGGGGGTGCGTTACGAGGATGTCAAAATATGGGTCAGCAACAGTTACATTGACTATCTACCGGAGTGGGTCGAACGAAACTGGGACCAATGGGTGCCCAAAACCTATACCACACTGAAGATGGATTCGTTTGCCGATTGGCTGCGCGATACCTCGTTTTCGCTGGGCATCAGCAAGATCTGGCATGCACCGGATTACCATGGCGTATATAATGGCCAAGGCCGGCCGTCCGGCGTGTGGCTGGATCCGGAACATGGAATCGGGTATGACTTTGTGCTCAATCGGCGCCTGTGGCGGGATATCTCCTTGATGGTCGATTACTCTTTCTATCAGATCAAGGATTACATTGTCGCCAACCGCAGTTACTACGAAGATAAAGAAAATTACAGCGATTACAAAATCAATCTCGAGGAGGTCTATCGTCATGGCATCGAACTCTGTCTGGGCGGGCATTTGTTCGAGGATCTCTCGTTTTATGTGACCTATGCCTGGCAAAAATTCGACAACCAGGGCGATGAGCCGGCCGGCGTGACGGAGCTGGACGATGAGGCCGAACATCGGGTGACTGCCGGACTGCGCTACCAGCTTTTCGAGAAGACCGCCCTGAAGCTGGACTATTACTATCAAAGCGAGGAAACCCAGGAGAATTCCGAGGAAATCGGCGAAGACGAAAACGGGGATCCCATCTATTCCTATTACCAGGTGGACAATCCGTCCTACAACCTATTTAATTTCGCCGTGGAACAGACCTTGTTTCAGGAAAAATGGCACGTAAAGGATGCACGGTTGCAGTTCTTCATTAAAAACCTTTTTGACGAAGAGTACTACGATTCCCGGGGGTATCCGGCCACAGACCGGACTTTCGGCGTCAATTTGAGTTTCCGGATGTAG
- a CDS encoding efflux transporter outer membrane subunit, with protein sequence MRPDIKTDSMVVFIALTMLLGMTGCAPVGPDYAAPEIAVSGNWQTTFAGNAQPELPDPSHLACWWANFNDPILSGLIERAIAEGLDVQNSLARLREARARYGISDAALFPNLDLSADATWSRSGNDPAGDAYGSGLDAGWELDLFGGLRRAKEAAEADLQADAADLYDVMVSLTAEVGLGYVDLRMDQARLAVTRTNIDSQQETHDLIQGRYSVGLSNELDLQQARYNLESTRSRVPSLLTSIVASRNRLAVLTGQAPGKLDRLLAERQPLPVAPVTIAVGVPADMLQRRPDIRRAERELAAQTARIGEAEAERYPQIRLSGSIGIEASKLADLFESGTLFWNHGPRISWPIFDASAIRNAVNAQEALQAQARIAYESAVLEALEEVENAMTAFAQEQLRRLRLAEAAEAAECAEKLARGKYMAGLIDFSEVLEAQRSLLSFQEQLVESDGTITANLIRLYKALGGGWTPAMTNKGIPSP encoded by the coding sequence ATGAGGCCCGACATCAAAACAGATTCGATGGTGGTGTTTATTGCCCTGACGATGCTGCTTGGCATGACCGGTTGCGCACCCGTGGGACCGGACTATGCCGCACCCGAGATCGCTGTTTCCGGCAACTGGCAGACCACATTCGCTGGGAACGCGCAGCCGGAGCTGCCTGACCCGTCACATCTGGCATGCTGGTGGGCCAATTTCAATGACCCCATCCTTTCCGGATTGATCGAACGCGCCATCGCCGAAGGGCTGGACGTCCAAAATTCCCTGGCCAGATTGCGCGAAGCACGGGCGCGTTACGGCATCAGTGACGCCGCCCTGTTTCCGAACCTTGACCTTTCCGCCGACGCCACCTGGAGCCGCAGTGGCAACGATCCCGCTGGCGACGCCTATGGCAGCGGTCTCGACGCCGGCTGGGAGCTGGATCTGTTCGGCGGCCTCCGGCGTGCCAAAGAGGCGGCCGAAGCCGATTTGCAGGCCGATGCGGCAGATCTGTACGACGTCATGGTGTCGTTGACCGCCGAAGTCGGTCTCGGCTACGTGGATCTGCGCATGGATCAGGCCCGCCTGGCCGTGACCCGCACCAATATCGATTCACAGCAGGAGACCCATGACCTGATACAAGGCCGCTATTCGGTTGGTTTGAGCAACGAACTGGACCTGCAGCAGGCACGCTACAATCTGGAAAGCACCCGCAGCCGGGTCCCCAGCCTGCTCACCAGCATTGTTGCCTCACGCAATCGTCTGGCCGTATTGACCGGCCAGGCGCCGGGGAAGTTGGATCGGCTGTTGGCCGAGCGGCAGCCCCTTCCCGTGGCGCCGGTCACCATTGCCGTGGGGGTCCCCGCCGACATGTTACAGCGTCGCCCGGACATTCGCCGGGCGGAGCGTGAACTGGCCGCCCAGACCGCCCGAATCGGTGAAGCCGAGGCGGAACGCTATCCCCAGATCCGTCTCAGCGGCTCCATTGGCATCGAAGCGAGCAAGCTGGCGGATCTTTTCGAATCCGGCACGCTCTTTTGGAATCATGGCCCGAGAATTTCCTGGCCCATCTTCGATGCCAGCGCCATCCGAAATGCCGTCAACGCCCAGGAAGCATTGCAGGCGCAGGCACGGATTGCCTATGAAAGTGCCGTGCTGGAAGCACTGGAGGAAGTAGAAAATGCGATGACCGCATTCGCCCAGGAGCAGTTGCGGCGATTGCGCCTGGCCGAGGCGGCCGAGGCGGCCGAGTGCGCCGAAAAACTTGCGCGCGGCAAATACATGGCCGGATTGATCGACTTTTCCGAGGTCCTGGAGGCGCAACGGAGCCTGCTTTCCTTCCAGGAGCAACTGGTCGAGAGTGATGGAACCATAACCGCCAACCTGATTCGGCTGTACAAGGCATTGGGCGGCGGTTGGACGCCCGCGATGACAAATAAAGGAATCCCATCCCCGTGA
- a CDS encoding efflux RND transporter periplasmic adaptor subunit translates to MNDSNSLPDPEIAETLGLEDGGGRRHRFPLLLVFLFLMVAGAVFWIWRHGEAPKARTKYKTEASQRDHLTVSVTATGNLVPTNQVEVGSELSGIVERVNVDYNDRVEVGQPLAILDTTKLKAKVLQSKASLASAHAKVLSARATVEEARNQVGRLDRFREISGSKAVSQNDLDAAKAALTRARADEAMAEAAVELAAATLEEDKTDLSKAVIVSPVNGIVLSRDVEPGQTVAASLQAPVLFTLAEDLTRMELIVDVDEADVGAVNAGQAAEFTVDAYSDRRYPAHVTQVRYGAKTVDGVVTYATVLNVDNSDLSLRPGMTATAEITVQQVADALLIPNAALRFSPPTDGRERTRQKSDLIQRLLSRRPRTGSNRRPSSRGDERRKRHRVWRLNDNQLSPVFITIGVTDGTRTVVTGGELAPGDHLVVDWITVTP, encoded by the coding sequence GTGAACGATTCGAATTCTCTTCCCGATCCCGAAATCGCTGAAACCCTTGGTCTGGAAGACGGCGGCGGCCGCCGGCACCGTTTCCCGCTGCTGCTGGTTTTCCTTTTTCTCATGGTTGCCGGTGCGGTGTTCTGGATCTGGCGCCATGGGGAAGCACCGAAAGCCCGGACAAAGTATAAAACCGAAGCCTCTCAGCGCGACCACCTGACAGTCAGCGTCACCGCCACCGGTAATCTGGTCCCCACCAACCAGGTTGAGGTGGGCAGCGAGTTGTCCGGCATCGTTGAGCGGGTAAACGTGGATTACAACGATCGTGTCGAGGTGGGCCAGCCGCTGGCGATATTGGATACCACCAAACTGAAGGCCAAGGTGTTGCAGTCAAAAGCATCTCTGGCGTCGGCGCACGCCAAGGTCCTGTCGGCCCGGGCCACGGTGGAGGAGGCCCGCAACCAGGTTGGCCGCCTCGACCGTTTCCGTGAGATCAGCGGCAGCAAGGCGGTATCCCAGAATGACCTGGATGCAGCCAAGGCTGCCTTGACCCGCGCCCGGGCCGATGAGGCGATGGCCGAGGCAGCCGTCGAACTGGCCGCGGCGACGCTGGAGGAGGACAAAACCGATCTCTCCAAGGCGGTGATCGTCTCACCGGTCAACGGCATCGTTCTCTCACGGGATGTCGAGCCGGGACAGACCGTGGCGGCATCGCTACAGGCACCGGTGTTGTTCACATTGGCCGAGGATCTCACCCGCATGGAACTGATTGTGGACGTTGATGAGGCCGATGTGGGGGCCGTCAACGCCGGCCAGGCTGCTGAATTTACCGTGGATGCCTATTCGGATCGTCGTTATCCGGCCCACGTCACGCAGGTGCGTTATGGGGCGAAAACCGTCGATGGCGTGGTCACTTACGCCACGGTTCTGAATGTCGACAATTCGGATTTGAGCCTGCGGCCCGGCATGACGGCAACGGCTGAAATAACCGTTCAGCAGGTGGCGGATGCCCTGCTGATTCCCAATGCCGCCTTACGATTCTCGCCGCCGACCGACGGCCGGGAACGGACCCGCCAAAAGAGCGACCTGATCCAGAGGCTTCTGTCCCGCAGGCCCCGGACAGGCAGCAATCGCCGGCCGTCCTCACGGGGGGATGAACGCCGGAAACGCCATCGCGTCTGGAGGCTGAACGACAATCAACTCTCGCCCGTGTTCATCACTATCGGCGTGACGGACGGCACCCGAACCGTGGTGACCGGAGGGGAACTCGCGCCCGGTGATCATCTTGTGGTTGACTGGATTACGGTGACCCCATGA
- a CDS encoding ABC transporter ATP-binding protein, with translation MTAVPLIRLQNVTKRYGRGHATIMALKGIDLEIAAGEFVAVMGPSGSGKSTCMNILGCLDTPSGGHFYFQGVDVGTLTADQRTLLRRHYLGFVFQGFNLLNRTSALENVQLPLVYRGIPAGKRHRQAKHALASVGLAGWEGHTPSELSGGQQQRVAIARALATTPKVILADEPTGNLDSARSREIMDLLTGLNRERGITIIMVTHEPEMAAYAGRRIRFADGAINER, from the coding sequence ATGACAGCCGTACCGCTGATTCGGCTGCAGAACGTCACCAAGCGTTACGGCAGGGGCCATGCCACCATAATGGCCCTGAAAGGCATCGATCTCGAAATCGCGGCAGGTGAATTCGTGGCGGTGATGGGACCCAGCGGATCGGGCAAATCCACCTGCATGAATATTCTCGGATGCCTGGATACGCCGAGCGGCGGGCATTTCTACTTTCAGGGGGTCGACGTCGGAACGCTGACTGCCGACCAGCGGACCCTGCTGCGCCGTCACTACCTGGGCTTCGTGTTTCAGGGTTTCAACCTGCTCAACCGGACGTCGGCGCTGGAAAATGTCCAGTTGCCGCTGGTTTACCGCGGTATCCCGGCCGGCAAGCGCCATCGTCAGGCAAAGCACGCATTGGCCTCCGTCGGTTTGGCAGGCTGGGAAGGACACACGCCGTCAGAGCTTTCCGGCGGTCAGCAGCAACGCGTGGCCATTGCCCGGGCATTGGCAACGACGCCCAAGGTCATTTTGGCCGACGAGCCGACGGGAAATCTCGATTCCGCCCGCAGCCGGGAAATCATGGATTTACTCACCGGCCTGAACCGCGAGCGGGGCATCACCATTATTATGGTGACCCATGAGCCGGAGATGGCCGCCTATGCCGGACGGCGGATTCGATTTGCCGATGGGGCAATAAACGAGCGTTGA
- a CDS encoding ABC transporter permease: MLWETILLAQREIRRNALRSSLTILGIVIGVASVITLVTLGGGATAKVTADISKLGSNLLQVRPGQRLRGPGGTRSGADNFEIADAVAIENEISGLAAVAPAANSSTQAIYGSTNWTTSITGSTNAFLKVRNWQLDMGRIFSGHELQAGGAVCIIGATVRKELFGAQDPTGESIRLKTLTFKVIGVLGVKGQSNFGSDQDDFILIPMLTFQRRISGNRDVSTIYLSARDGVSTEKIKADIEGLMRQRRQITGNKEDDFYVRDMQEIMSTLTGTTRVLTTLLGAVAAVSLLVGGIGIMNIMLVSVTERTREIGIRLAIGALARQVLMQFLIEAVVLSAFGGLVGISLGLGAAAIGAHILKVPFILNSGVIVIAFLFSAIVGVLFGYFPARQAARLDPIDALRYE; encoded by the coding sequence ATGCTATGGGAAACAATTCTTCTCGCCCAACGTGAAATCCGACGCAATGCGCTGCGTTCTTCGCTGACCATCCTCGGTATCGTGATCGGCGTGGCGTCGGTCATCACCCTGGTTACGCTGGGCGGCGGCGCCACCGCCAAGGTGACGGCGGATATCTCCAAATTGGGCAGCAATCTTCTCCAGGTTCGTCCCGGCCAGCGCCTGCGCGGGCCCGGCGGCACCCGAAGCGGAGCGGACAATTTCGAGATCGCCGATGCCGTTGCCATCGAAAATGAAATTTCCGGTCTGGCAGCAGTGGCCCCGGCCGCAAATTCGAGCACCCAGGCGATTTACGGCAGCACCAACTGGACCACGTCGATTACCGGCAGCACCAACGCGTTCCTGAAAGTGCGCAACTGGCAATTGGACATGGGACGTATTTTTAGCGGTCATGAGCTGCAGGCTGGTGGCGCCGTTTGCATCATTGGCGCAACCGTCCGCAAGGAACTGTTCGGCGCCCAGGATCCTACCGGCGAATCCATCCGGCTGAAGACATTGACATTCAAAGTGATTGGGGTGTTGGGGGTCAAGGGCCAGTCCAATTTCGGTTCCGACCAGGACGATTTTATTCTTATTCCGATGCTTACCTTTCAGCGCCGGATTTCCGGGAACAGGGATGTCAGTACCATCTACCTTTCCGCCCGGGATGGGGTTTCGACTGAGAAAATCAAAGCCGATATCGAAGGTCTGATGCGCCAGCGGCGCCAAATAACGGGAAATAAGGAAGACGACTTTTACGTGCGCGATATGCAGGAGATTATGAGTACCTTGACCGGCACCACCCGGGTTCTGACCACCCTTTTGGGAGCTGTTGCGGCTGTCAGCCTGCTGGTGGGCGGTATCGGCATCATGAACATCATGCTGGTCTCGGTTACCGAACGGACCCGCGAAATCGGCATCCGCCTGGCGATCGGCGCGCTGGCCCGTCAGGTGTTGATGCAGTTTCTCATCGAGGCAGTGGTCCTTTCGGCTTTTGGTGGCCTGGTGGGCATTTCGCTGGGATTGGGGGCTGCCGCCATTGGTGCCCATATCCTGAAAGTCCCGTTTATTTTGAATTCCGGCGTCATCGTTATCGCTTTTCTTTTTTCAGCCATTGTGGGCGTTTTGTTTGGGTATTTTCCGGCCCGGCAGGCGGCCCGGTTGGATCCTATTGACGCCTTGCGCTATGAGTAA